From one Streptomyces sp. NBC_01478 genomic stretch:
- a CDS encoding ROK family transcriptional regulator produces the protein METPGSQSSLHRANLERVVRAVRLAGSLTQAEIARTTGLSAATVSNIVRELKDGGTVEVTPTSAGGRRARSVSLSGDAGIVIGVDFGHTHLRVAVGNLAHQVLAEESEPVDVDASSTQGFDRAEELVNRLIAATGVDRSKIAGVGLGVPGPIDVESGTLGSTAILPGWTGTRPAEELGSRLGVPVHVDNDANLGALGELVWGSGRGVRDLAYIKVASGVGAGLVINGTIYRGPGGTAGEIGHITLDESGPVCRCGNRGCLETFTAARYVLPLLQSSHGTDLTMEGVVRLARDGDPGCRRVIADVGRHIGSGVANLCNLLNPSRVVLGGDLAEAGELVLGPIRESVGRYAIPSAARQLSVLPGALGGRAEVLGALALALSEMGDSTLLDGSLTAATPVFT, from the coding sequence GTGGAGACTCCGGGGTCGCAGTCGTCACTGCACCGAGCCAATCTCGAACGGGTCGTGCGAGCGGTGCGGTTGGCCGGGTCGCTGACGCAGGCGGAGATCGCGAGGACGACGGGCCTGTCGGCCGCGACGGTCTCCAACATCGTGCGCGAACTCAAGGACGGCGGAACGGTCGAGGTCACCCCCACCTCGGCGGGCGGCCGCCGGGCCCGCAGCGTGTCGCTGAGCGGGGACGCAGGCATCGTCATCGGCGTGGACTTCGGGCATACGCATTTGCGCGTCGCGGTCGGGAATCTGGCCCATCAGGTGCTGGCCGAGGAGTCCGAGCCCGTCGATGTGGACGCCTCCTCGACGCAGGGCTTCGACCGGGCGGAAGAGCTGGTCAACCGGCTGATCGCGGCGACCGGGGTGGACCGCTCCAAGATCGCCGGGGTGGGCCTCGGCGTGCCCGGGCCGATCGACGTCGAGTCGGGCACCCTGGGCTCCACCGCCATCCTCCCGGGCTGGACCGGCACCAGACCCGCGGAGGAGCTGGGCAGCCGTTTGGGCGTACCGGTGCACGTGGACAACGACGCGAACCTCGGTGCCCTCGGTGAGCTGGTGTGGGGCAGTGGACGGGGCGTCAGGGACCTGGCGTACATCAAGGTCGCGAGCGGGGTCGGCGCGGGACTGGTCATCAACGGCACGATCTACCGTGGCCCGGGTGGCACAGCGGGAGAAATCGGGCATATTACTCTTGATGAGTCCGGCCCTGTCTGCCGCTGCGGAAACCGGGGCTGCCTGGAGACCTTCACGGCCGCGCGCTATGTGCTGCCGCTGCTCCAGTCCAGCCACGGCACCGACCTGACCATGGAAGGAGTCGTACGGCTGGCACGGGACGGAGACCCTGGTTGCCGTCGGGTGATCGCCGACGTCGGCCGACACATCGGCAGTGGAGTCGCCAATCTCTGCAATTTGCTGAACCCGAGCCGAGTGGTCCTCGGTGGCGATCTCGCCGAGGCCGGTGAGCTGGTGCTCGGGCCGATCAGGGAGTCTGTCGGCCGCTACGCGATCCCCAGTGCGGCGCGTCAACTGTCCGTTCTCCCGGGGGCACTTGGAGGCCGTGCGGAAGTGCTCGGAGCGCTCGCTCTCGCACTCAGCGAGATGGGCGATTCGACCCTTTTGGACGGGTCGCTGACCGCAGCGACACCTGTCTTCACTTAG
- a CDS encoding sugar ABC transporter substrate-binding protein produces MRRAAVALIATTMAVSVAACGKAGDDKKSDSSSSSSSGGTNASIGLLLPDSVTTRYEKFDKPYFEAKVKELCSGCSVQYANANASAATQAQQVSTMITKGVKVIVISAQDSAAIKSSIQQAVDKGIKVVAYDRLAQGPVSAYVSFDNVEVGKLQGEALLASLGSKATTKSKIVMINGDDADPNAAMFKKGAHEALDGKVDIAYEQSGLWKDSVAGQKMSAAITQLGAKNIAGVYSANDGMAGGIATVLKGAKIGSIPLTGQDAELAGIQRIVAGTQSSTVYKAFKPEAEAAATLAVDLAQGKSISSLATTTQTSGSGNKVPSQLLTPVSVTKANINDTVIKDGLYTVAQICTADYAAACKAAGLQ; encoded by the coding sequence ATGCGTCGTGCCGCCGTTGCTCTCATCGCCACCACGATGGCCGTTTCGGTGGCCGCCTGTGGCAAGGCCGGCGACGACAAGAAGTCCGACAGCAGCAGCTCCAGCTCCTCGGGCGGTACCAACGCCTCGATCGGTCTGCTCCTGCCCGACAGCGTCACCACTCGGTACGAGAAGTTCGACAAGCCGTACTTCGAGGCCAAGGTCAAGGAGCTCTGCTCCGGCTGCAGCGTCCAGTACGCCAACGCCAACGCCAGCGCCGCCACGCAGGCCCAGCAGGTCAGCACGATGATCACCAAGGGCGTCAAGGTCATCGTGATCAGCGCCCAGGACTCCGCCGCGATCAAGTCCTCGATCCAGCAGGCGGTCGACAAGGGCATCAAGGTCGTCGCCTACGACCGTCTGGCCCAGGGCCCGGTCTCCGCGTACGTGTCCTTCGACAACGTCGAGGTCGGCAAGCTCCAGGGCGAGGCGCTCCTCGCCTCGCTGGGCTCCAAGGCGACCACCAAGTCGAAGATCGTCATGATCAACGGTGACGACGCCGACCCGAACGCCGCGATGTTCAAGAAGGGCGCGCACGAGGCCCTCGACGGCAAGGTCGACATCGCCTACGAGCAGTCGGGTCTGTGGAAGGACAGCGTCGCCGGGCAGAAGATGTCCGCGGCCATCACCCAGCTCGGTGCCAAGAACATCGCGGGCGTCTACTCCGCCAACGACGGCATGGCCGGCGGTATCGCCACCGTCCTCAAGGGCGCGAAGATCGGCAGCATCCCGCTGACGGGTCAGGACGCGGAGCTCGCCGGTATCCAGCGCATCGTCGCCGGTACCCAGTCCAGCACCGTCTACAAGGCCTTCAAGCCGGAGGCCGAGGCGGCCGCCACCCTCGCCGTCGACCTGGCGCAGGGCAAGAGCATCTCCTCGCTCGCCACCACGACCCAGACCAGCGGCTCCGGCAACAAGGTGCCCTCGCAGCTGCTGACCCCGGTGTCGGTCACCAAGGCCAACATCAACGACACGGTCATCAAGGACGGTCTCTACACCGTCGCGCAGATCTGCACCGCCGACTACGCCGCGGCGTGCAAGGCGGCCGGTCTGCAGTAA
- a CDS encoding ATP-binding cassette domain-containing protein codes for MVHVSATPVLALRGVSKRFGAVQALTEVELEVHAGEVVALVGDNGAGKSTLVKTIAGVHPIDEGVIEWEGSPVSINKPHDAQGLGVATVYQDLALCDNLDVVGNLYLGRELLHRGIIDEVTMEKNSRELLSTLSIRIPSVRIPIASLSGGQRQVVAIARALIGDPKVVILDEPTAALGVEQTAQVLDLVERLRERNLGVILISHNMADVKAVADTVNVLRLGKNNGSFPVKDTSQETIIAAITGATDNAVTRRAVRSTEAAK; via the coding sequence ATGGTTCACGTGTCCGCTACGCCCGTGCTGGCGTTGCGCGGAGTCTCCAAGCGATTCGGTGCGGTGCAGGCCCTCACCGAAGTGGAGCTGGAGGTTCACGCCGGAGAGGTCGTCGCACTGGTCGGCGACAACGGCGCAGGAAAGTCCACCCTGGTGAAGACCATCGCCGGAGTGCACCCCATCGATGAAGGAGTCATCGAGTGGGAGGGCAGCCCGGTCAGCATCAACAAGCCGCACGACGCCCAGGGACTCGGCGTCGCGACGGTCTACCAGGACCTCGCGCTGTGCGACAACCTCGACGTCGTCGGCAATCTCTACCTCGGGCGTGAGCTGCTGCACCGCGGCATCATCGACGAGGTCACGATGGAGAAGAACTCCCGTGAGCTGCTGAGCACGCTCTCGATCCGCATCCCGAGCGTGCGCATCCCGATCGCCAGCCTCTCCGGCGGTCAGCGGCAGGTCGTCGCCATCGCCCGCGCGCTGATCGGTGACCCGAAGGTCGTCATCCTCGACGAGCCCACCGCCGCCCTCGGCGTCGAGCAGACCGCGCAGGTCCTCGACCTGGTCGAGCGGCTGCGCGAGCGCAACCTCGGCGTCATCCTCATCAGCCACAACATGGCCGACGTCAAGGCGGTCGCCGACACCGTCAACGTGCTGCGCCTGGGCAAGAACAACGGCTCCTTCCCGGTGAAGGACACCAGTCAGGAAACGATCATCGCCGCGATCACCGGTGCCACGGACAACGCCGTGACCCGTCGTGCGGTGCGCAGCACGGAGGCGGCAAAGTGA
- a CDS encoding sugar ABC transporter permease — protein MSDTSGTVKKDAVEPTTAPADDPTAAAGSATVVDPRLLVREEGFAGYITEFKRKVKGGELGSLPVVVGLIVIGIIFQVQNSRFLSADNLSNISYYLSATGMLAIGLVFVLLLGEIDLSVGSVSGLASTLFAVFAVNHGMNGWLALVLTIITGIGIGALHGFFFARIGVPAFVVTLAGFLGWNGLMLWLLGSSGTINITDSGPVHLLGQSSYFMDQSIAGAYILAALGVASLLYGSLVDQRRRKAAGVPFRPTSEIALRVGLLAVAAFVSAYVLNQASGVSNALVIFLASLVIVDFVLRRTPYGRKVFAVGGGIEAARRAGINVPLIRITVFAISGGFAAVGGMFFAGQTQSATLNAGGGNTLMLAIAAAVIGGTSLFGGRGTVWSALLGMLVIQSIQTGLDLLNMNTSIQYMITGGVLLGAVVIDSVSRKSQKASGRG, from the coding sequence GTGAGCGACACGTCAGGCACCGTGAAGAAGGACGCGGTGGAACCGACCACCGCTCCCGCGGACGACCCCACGGCGGCGGCCGGGTCCGCCACCGTCGTCGACCCGCGGCTGCTGGTCCGCGAAGAGGGCTTCGCGGGCTACATCACCGAGTTCAAGCGCAAGGTCAAGGGCGGTGAACTCGGCTCGCTGCCGGTCGTCGTCGGCCTGATCGTCATCGGGATCATCTTCCAGGTCCAGAACAGCCGGTTCCTGAGCGCGGACAACCTGTCCAACATCAGCTACTACCTGTCGGCCACCGGCATGCTCGCCATCGGCCTGGTCTTCGTGCTGCTCCTCGGCGAGATCGACCTGTCGGTCGGCTCGGTCAGCGGTCTGGCGTCCACCCTGTTCGCCGTCTTCGCGGTCAACCACGGGATGAACGGCTGGCTGGCGCTGGTCCTCACGATCATCACCGGCATCGGCATCGGCGCGCTGCACGGCTTCTTCTTCGCGAGGATCGGCGTACCGGCGTTCGTCGTCACCCTGGCCGGCTTCCTCGGCTGGAACGGTCTGATGCTGTGGCTGCTCGGTTCGAGCGGCACGATCAACATCACCGACAGCGGCCCGGTGCACCTGCTCGGCCAGAGCTCGTACTTCATGGACCAGTCCATCGCGGGCGCCTACATCCTGGCCGCCCTCGGTGTCGCCTCCCTGCTCTACGGCTCGCTCGTCGACCAGCGCCGCCGCAAGGCCGCCGGGGTGCCGTTCCGGCCCACCAGCGAGATCGCCCTGCGGGTCGGCCTGCTCGCCGTGGCCGCGTTCGTCTCCGCGTACGTGCTGAACCAGGCCTCCGGAGTCTCCAACGCGCTGGTGATCTTCCTCGCCTCCCTGGTGATCGTGGACTTCGTGCTCCGCCGTACCCCGTACGGCCGCAAGGTCTTCGCGGTCGGCGGCGGCATCGAGGCCGCGCGCCGTGCCGGTATCAACGTGCCGCTGATCCGCATCACCGTGTTCGCCATCTCCGGTGGCTTCGCGGCGGTCGGCGGTATGTTCTTCGCCGGTCAGACCCAGAGCGCCACGCTCAACGCCGGCGGCGGCAACACCCTGATGCTGGCCATCGCGGCCGCGGTCATCGGCGGTACGAGCCTCTTCGGTGGCCGTGGCACCGTCTGGTCCGCCCTCCTGGGCATGCTCGTCATCCAGTCGATCCAGACCGGCCTCGACCTGCTGAACATGAACACGTCGATCCAGTACATGATCACCGGCGGTGTTCTGCTCGGCGCGGTCGTCATCGACTCGGTGTCCCGCAAGAGCCAGAAGGCGTCCGGGCGCGGCTGA
- the dxs gene encoding 1-deoxy-D-xylulose-5-phosphate synthase, with protein MPLLTRIRGPRDLDRLSLEQLDQLAEEIRTFLVDAVSKTGGHLGPNLGVVELTIALHRVFESPKDRVLWDTGHQSYVHKLLTGRQDFSRLKMKGGLSGYPSQAESEHDVIENSHASTVLGWADGLAKANQVLKRDDHVVAVIGDGALTGGMAWEALNNIADAKDRPLVIVVNDNERSYAPTIGGLANHLATLRTTDGYERFLARGKDLLERTPVVGKPLYETLHGAKKGLKDFIAPQGMFEDLGLKYVGPIDGHDIEAMESALARAKRFGGPVIVHVLTEKGRGYQPALQDEADRFHGIGPIHPDTGLPIKASGADWTSVFGDEMVALGQEREDIVAITAAMLQPVGLKKFADAFPNRIYDVGIAEQHGAVSAAGLATGGLHPVFAVYATFLNRAFDQVLMDVALHKCGVTFVLDRAGVTGTDGASHNGMWDMSILQVVPGLRLAAPRDADQVRAQLREAVQVKDAPTVVRFSKGAVGPAVPAVGRIGGMDVLRAPGTDAPDVLLVSVGALAPMCLEIADLLDKQGISTTVVDPRWVKPVDEAMAPLAEQHRVVVTVEDNSRVGGVGSSIAQALRDAGVDVPLRDFGIPPRFLDHASRAEVMTEIGLTAPDIARQVTGLVSKLDGRFDRPTAEVDSVESARD; from the coding sequence GTGCCGCTGCTGACCCGCATCAGGGGACCGCGCGATCTGGACCGGCTCAGCCTGGAGCAGCTCGACCAGTTGGCCGAGGAGATCCGGACCTTCCTCGTCGACGCCGTCTCCAAGACCGGCGGCCACCTCGGCCCGAACCTCGGTGTGGTCGAGCTGACCATCGCCCTGCACCGCGTCTTCGAGTCGCCGAAGGACCGGGTGCTGTGGGACACCGGCCACCAGTCCTACGTCCACAAGCTGCTCACCGGCCGCCAGGACTTCTCGAGGCTGAAGATGAAGGGCGGCCTCTCCGGCTACCCCTCGCAGGCCGAGTCCGAGCACGACGTCATCGAGAACTCGCACGCCTCCACGGTCCTCGGCTGGGCCGACGGCCTCGCCAAGGCCAACCAGGTGCTGAAACGCGACGACCACGTGGTCGCGGTGATCGGTGACGGCGCGCTGACCGGCGGTATGGCCTGGGAGGCGCTGAACAACATCGCCGACGCCAAGGACCGCCCCCTCGTGATCGTCGTGAACGACAACGAGCGGTCGTACGCACCGACCATCGGCGGCCTCGCGAACCACCTGGCGACCCTGCGGACCACCGACGGCTACGAGCGCTTCCTGGCCCGCGGCAAGGACCTCCTGGAGCGCACTCCGGTCGTCGGCAAGCCCCTCTACGAGACGCTGCACGGCGCGAAGAAGGGCCTCAAGGACTTCATCGCCCCGCAGGGCATGTTCGAGGACCTCGGCCTCAAGTACGTCGGCCCGATCGACGGGCACGACATCGAGGCGATGGAGTCCGCGCTCGCCCGCGCCAAGCGCTTCGGCGGCCCGGTGATCGTCCACGTCCTCACCGAGAAGGGCCGCGGCTACCAGCCCGCCCTCCAGGACGAGGCCGACCGCTTCCACGGCATCGGCCCCATCCACCCCGACACCGGCCTGCCGATCAAGGCCTCCGGCGCCGACTGGACCTCCGTCTTCGGCGACGAGATGGTCGCCCTCGGCCAGGAGCGCGAGGACATCGTCGCGATCACCGCCGCGATGCTCCAGCCCGTCGGCCTGAAGAAGTTCGCCGACGCCTTCCCGAACCGCATCTACGACGTCGGCATCGCCGAGCAGCACGGCGCCGTCTCCGCGGCCGGCCTCGCCACCGGGGGACTGCACCCCGTCTTCGCCGTCTACGCCACCTTCCTCAACCGCGCCTTCGACCAGGTGCTGATGGACGTGGCCCTGCACAAGTGCGGGGTGACCTTCGTCCTGGACCGGGCCGGCGTCACCGGCACCGACGGCGCCTCGCACAACGGCATGTGGGACATGTCGATCCTCCAGGTCGTCCCGGGCCTCCGCCTCGCCGCCCCGCGCGACGCCGACCAGGTCCGCGCCCAACTGCGCGAGGCCGTCCAGGTCAAGGACGCGCCGACCGTGGTCCGCTTCTCCAAGGGCGCGGTCGGACCCGCCGTACCCGCCGTGGGCCGGATCGGCGGCATGGACGTGCTGCGCGCGCCCGGCACCGACGCCCCGGACGTGCTGCTGGTCTCGGTCGGCGCGCTGGCGCCGATGTGCCTGGAGATCGCCGACCTGCTCGACAAGCAGGGCATCTCCACCACCGTGGTCGACCCGCGCTGGGTCAAGCCCGTCGACGAGGCCATGGCCCCGCTCGCCGAGCAGCACCGGGTGGTCGTCACCGTCGAGGACAACTCCCGTGTCGGCGGCGTCGGTTCGTCGATCGCACAGGCGTTGCGCGACGCCGGGGTGGACGTTCCGTTGCGCGACTTCGGGATCCCGCCGCGCTTCCTCGACCACGCCTCCCGCGCCGAGGTGATGACGGAGATCGGCCTCACCGCCCCCGACATCGCCCGCCAGGTCACCGGCCTGGTCTCCAAGCTCGACGGCCGCTTCGACCGCCCCACGGCGGAGGTCGACTCGGTGGAGTCCGCACGCGACTGA
- a CDS encoding amino acid permease encodes MSSTLFRTKRVEQSIQDTEEPEHALRKSLSALDLTVFGVGVVIGTGIFVLTGTAAKNTAGPAVALSFVVAGVVCALAALCYAEFASTVPVAGSAYTFSYASLGEFPAWIIGWDLVLELALGTAVVAVGWSGYIHSLLDNAGWHLPEALSGRDGAHGFGFDVLAAALVLVLTAILVLGMKLSARVTSVVVAIKVAVVLVVIVAGSFFIEGDNYKPFIPKAQSVEAGGNLKAPLIQLMFGWAPSNFGVMGIFTAASVVFFAFIGFDVVATAAEETRNPQRDVPRGILGSLIICTTLYVAVAVVVTGMQKYSSLSIDAPLADAFKATGHPWFAGLISFGAAIGLTTVCMILLLGQARVFFAMSRDGLLPRFFSHVHPRFRTPYRPTILLGVIIAIVSGFTSLSELAELVNIGTLFAFIVVAIGVVILRNKRPDLPRSFRTPLVPALPIVSVLASLWLMLNLPAETWLRFAIWMAIGFFVYYFYGRTHSRLGLQQAAEAGESAAPPGGKTL; translated from the coding sequence GTGAGCAGCACCCTCTTCCGGACGAAGAGAGTCGAACAGTCCATCCAGGACACCGAGGAACCCGAGCACGCGCTCAGAAAATCCCTCTCGGCGCTGGATCTGACCGTGTTCGGCGTCGGCGTGGTCATCGGCACCGGCATCTTCGTCCTCACCGGCACGGCCGCCAAGAACACCGCCGGCCCAGCGGTGGCCCTGTCCTTCGTCGTGGCCGGCGTCGTCTGTGCCCTCGCGGCGCTCTGCTACGCCGAGTTCGCGTCCACGGTGCCGGTCGCGGGCTCGGCGTACACCTTCTCGTACGCCTCGCTCGGGGAGTTCCCCGCCTGGATCATCGGCTGGGACCTGGTCCTCGAACTCGCCCTGGGCACGGCGGTGGTGGCGGTCGGCTGGTCCGGGTACATCCACTCGCTGCTGGACAACGCGGGATGGCATCTGCCCGAGGCGCTCAGCGGCCGGGACGGCGCCCACGGCTTCGGCTTCGACGTCCTCGCCGCCGCGCTCGTCCTGGTCCTCACCGCGATCCTCGTGCTCGGCATGAAGCTCTCCGCGCGGGTCACCTCGGTCGTCGTCGCCATCAAGGTCGCCGTCGTCCTGGTGGTCATCGTCGCCGGCTCCTTCTTCATCGAGGGCGACAACTACAAGCCCTTCATCCCCAAGGCACAGTCGGTGGAGGCGGGCGGCAACCTCAAAGCCCCGCTGATCCAGCTCATGTTCGGCTGGGCGCCCTCCAACTTCGGCGTCATGGGCATCTTCACCGCCGCCTCCGTGGTCTTCTTCGCCTTCATCGGCTTCGACGTCGTCGCCACCGCCGCCGAGGAGACCCGCAACCCGCAGCGCGACGTCCCGCGCGGCATCCTCGGCTCACTGATCATCTGCACCACGCTGTACGTCGCCGTCGCGGTCGTCGTGACCGGCATGCAGAAGTACAGCTCGCTGTCGATCGACGCGCCCCTCGCCGACGCGTTCAAGGCCACCGGACACCCGTGGTTCGCGGGCCTGATCAGCTTCGGCGCCGCGATCGGCCTGACGACGGTGTGCATGATCCTGCTGCTCGGCCAGGCCCGCGTCTTCTTCGCGATGAGCCGCGACGGACTGCTGCCCCGCTTCTTCTCGCACGTCCACCCGCGCTTCCGCACCCCCTACCGCCCGACCATCCTCCTCGGCGTGATCATCGCGATCGTCTCGGGCTTCACGAGCCTCAGCGAACTCGCCGAACTGGTCAACATCGGCACCCTGTTCGCCTTCATCGTGGTCGCGATCGGCGTGGTCATCCTCAGGAACAAGCGCCCGGACCTGCCCCGCTCCTTCCGCACCCCCCTGGTACCGGCCCTCCCGATCGTCTCGGTCCTGGCCTCCCTCTGGCTGATGCTCAACCTCCCCGCCGAGACCTGGCTCCGCTTCGCCATCTGGATGGCGATCGGCTTCTTCGTCTACTACTTCTACGGCCGTACGCACAGCCGCCTGGGTCTGCAACAGGCGGCGGAGGCGGGCGAGTCCGCGGCACCGCCCGGCGGAAAGACCCTGTAG
- a CDS encoding NTP pyrophosphohydrolase, with product MDEDTPLLVIVDGANVVGSVPDGWWRDRKGAAERLRDRLASDGLPGRTDPVELVLVVEGAARGVASVPGVRVDSAPGSGDDRMVELVAEAAGRPCLVVTADRELRRRVTELGAEVTGPRSVRGRHLRDTAP from the coding sequence ATGGACGAGGACACTCCCCTGCTGGTGATCGTGGACGGCGCCAATGTGGTCGGGTCGGTGCCCGACGGCTGGTGGCGCGACCGCAAGGGTGCGGCCGAGCGCCTCCGCGACCGGCTCGCGAGCGACGGTCTGCCGGGCCGCACGGACCCCGTGGAACTCGTCCTCGTCGTGGAGGGCGCGGCCCGTGGTGTGGCGTCCGTCCCGGGCGTGCGGGTGGACTCGGCACCCGGCAGCGGCGACGACCGGATGGTCGAACTGGTCGCCGAGGCCGCCGGCCGGCCGTGCCTGGTGGTGACCGCCGATCGTGAACTGCGGCGCAGGGTCACGGAGTTGGGCGCGGAGGTCACCGGGCCGCGCAGCGTACGGGGCCGACACCTGCGCGATACGGCCCCGTAA
- a CDS encoding LCP family protein, which yields MSHSATTESRRARKSTDRRKSTPPRKRRWGRIILLSALVLVLAGGGTAYWLYSGIDGNIKGVDIDKAIGDDRPEKLPTSGQNILILGSDSRAGANAELNTGTVSGARSDTALVMHIPEGRKKAVAVSIPRDTLVTRPKCTKSDGSSVASAKRVMFNSIYSQVGPACVVKTVEQMSGVRMDHYVEVDFAGFKNLVDAIGGVSITVDQDIDDTSSGLHLTKGTHKLDGTQSLAFVRTRHGIGDGSDLGRIGLQQQFMLALLTEIQKQDLLGSPVKAYKIADELTAALTTDSDLASLTKLAEFGRSLNGVNPSTMETIMLPVAYDKVDPNRVVAAEPQAGTLWKAIRADSEIPESAKKSPATGG from the coding sequence ATGAGCCACAGCGCCACGACCGAGTCCCGGCGTGCCCGGAAATCGACCGACCGCCGCAAGAGCACACCGCCGCGCAAGAGACGCTGGGGGCGCATCATCCTGCTGTCGGCGCTGGTCCTGGTGCTGGCGGGGGGCGGTACCGCCTACTGGCTCTACAGCGGCATCGACGGCAACATCAAGGGCGTCGACATCGACAAGGCGATCGGCGACGACCGGCCGGAGAAGCTGCCCACCTCGGGGCAGAACATCCTGATCCTGGGCTCCGACTCCCGCGCCGGCGCCAACGCGGAACTGAACACCGGCACGGTCTCCGGCGCCCGTTCGGACACCGCGCTGGTGATGCACATACCAGAGGGACGTAAGAAGGCGGTGGCGGTCAGCATCCCGCGCGACACCCTCGTGACCCGCCCCAAGTGCACCAAATCGGACGGCTCCTCCGTCGCGTCCGCCAAGCGCGTGATGTTCAACTCCATCTACTCCCAGGTCGGTCCGGCCTGTGTGGTGAAGACGGTGGAGCAGATGTCCGGGGTCCGGATGGACCACTACGTCGAGGTCGACTTCGCCGGCTTCAAGAACCTGGTGGACGCGATCGGCGGCGTGAGCATCACCGTCGACCAGGACATCGACGACACCTCCAGCGGTCTGCACCTGACCAAGGGCACCCACAAGCTGGACGGCACCCAGTCCCTCGCGTTCGTCCGCACCCGGCACGGCATCGGCGACGGCAGCGACCTCGGCCGGATAGGCCTCCAGCAGCAGTTCATGCTCGCGCTGCTCACCGAGATCCAGAAGCAGGACCTGCTGGGCAGCCCGGTCAAGGCGTACAAGATCGCCGACGAGCTCACCGCCGCGCTGACCACCGACTCCGACCTCGCCTCGCTCACCAAGCTCGCGGAGTTCGGCCGCAGCCTCAACGGCGTCAACCCGTCCACCATGGAGACGATCATGCTCCCGGTGGCGTACGACAAGGTCGACCCGAACCGGGTGGTGGCCGCCGAACCCCAGGCGGGCACGCTGTGGAAGGCGATCCGCGCGGACTCGGAGATCCCCGAGTCGGCCAAGAAGTCCCCGGCGACGGGCGGCTGA